One stretch of Desulfocurvus vexinensis DSM 17965 DNA includes these proteins:
- a CDS encoding cation diffusion facilitator family transporter, giving the protein MPSPVRYAYYSIAASLLTLGLKFGAWALTGSVGLLSDATESLVNLAAGMLALWALTVAVQPADDGHAYGHGKAEYFSSGAEGVLIIVAAGGIVWAAVGRFLNPQPLESLGLGLLMALAASGVNWFTARGMLRAARRYDSITLEADARHLMTDVWTSVGLVGGLAVLLVAPPSWAVLDPVIAVVMAVNIVGTGLGLVRRSLGGLMDKALPEPEMRAIHEAIRAVAGQDALYHGLRTRKSGARRFVDFHLLMPGSTSVARAHALCDAVELAIISRLPGTLVTIHVEPVEEPTSFDGHAVGGACAGSGNCGSCPPGPG; this is encoded by the coding sequence ATGCCTTCGCCCGTGCGCTACGCGTACTATTCCATCGCCGCCTCGCTGCTGACCCTGGGCCTGAAGTTCGGGGCCTGGGCGCTTACCGGGTCCGTGGGGCTGCTCTCCGACGCCACGGAATCGCTGGTGAACCTGGCGGCGGGCATGCTCGCGCTGTGGGCGCTCACCGTCGCCGTGCAGCCCGCCGACGACGGCCACGCCTACGGCCACGGCAAGGCCGAGTATTTTTCCAGCGGCGCCGAGGGCGTCCTGATCATCGTCGCCGCCGGGGGCATCGTCTGGGCCGCGGTGGGCCGCTTCCTGAACCCGCAGCCCCTGGAAAGCCTGGGCCTGGGCCTGCTCATGGCCCTGGCGGCCTCGGGGGTGAACTGGTTCACGGCCCGGGGCATGCTGCGCGCCGCGCGGCGTTACGACAGCATCACCCTGGAGGCCGACGCCAGGCATCTGATGACCGACGTGTGGACCTCGGTGGGGCTGGTGGGTGGGCTGGCCGTTTTGCTGGTGGCTCCGCCCTCGTGGGCCGTGCTCGACCCGGTCATCGCCGTGGTCATGGCCGTGAACATCGTGGGCACCGGGCTGGGGCTGGTGCGCCGCTCCCTGGGCGGGCTCATGGACAAGGCCCTGCCCGAGCCCGAGATGCGCGCCATCCACGAGGCCATCCGCGCCGTGGCCGGGCAGGACGCCCTGTACCACGGCCTGCGCACCCGCAAGTCCGGCGCGCGCCGCTTCGTGGATTTCCACCTGCTCATGCCCGGCTCGACCTCCGTGGCCCGGGCCCACGCCCTGTGCGACGCCGTGGAGCTGGCCATCATCTCGCGCCTGCCGGGCACCCTGGTGACCATCCACGTGGAGCCCGTGGAGGAGCCGACCTCCTTCGACGGCCACGCCGTGGGCGGGGCCTGCGCCGGAAGCGGCAATTGCGGGAGCTGCCCGCCCGGGCCGGGCTGA